The nucleotide sequence AAGAGCCCCGACAGCGGCTAATCTATCTTCATAATGGCTTAATAAACCTTTACTTGATGGAGACTGGGAAGAGAGGCCCCACAAACTGAACGCTGGAAATTTCcccaaagatgttttttttttcttttgttttatttccaaagTATTAGCCTACATAgacagttttcagttttttcttctctgagagACTGAAATAATTTTACATCAAAGGTCAAAGTCTGATTCAAGTTATGAATCACTAAAATCCAAGTCAAGTTGATTTGTGATGTTTGTCTGAGTCATTCAAGATTGTTTGTCTTCAAATCATAAATTTACAAGATCTATCATCTATGAATGTTGAAAAGTAACTGAGGCATCACTGTGAGCTTCAAAAAACGATTTATTTTGCTcctattttatataaatagagGCTTAAAAAGCTAAAAGGTTAGGATAGTGATTAACATGATTATACGTAGTCTGTACAGCATAGCTACATTGAAAGTAGTCCAAATATCAGATAGGAAACTCTGTTAATGGGACAACTATTGGTTGTGTACTCCATGAACATCGCCTTTAAAGGCGATGTTCAGTGGCAAGAAGATGACAAGAAAAGCCATAAGACATCCAGCTTAAAATTTGCCACAAGCCTTCGATTGGACTCTGCTACAACGTGGAAGACGATCGTCTGGTCAGAAGAGACAGAAATGGACCTTTTTGCCCTATATGGAAAAGACAACCGTCCTCACCAAAAACAGGGTGATGGCAGCATTGAGTTGTGGGCATATTTTTCTACAGCAATGACTGGGAAGGCGGAGTTAATAGGgaaatggatggagctgaaaCTCTGGAGGAGAACTTTCAGGTTTGAGGGTCCAGAACGACGTgatgcagaggaggaggatgatcaCGCAGCAGGACAGACACCCAAAATATTTAACGAGAGCTACAGTGGAGCCGTTTTCAATCAAAgtttattcatgtgttagaataaCCCAGTCAAAATCTAGACCAACATCCAACGGAAATTTGATGTCTGCAGACGCTCTTCATCCAATCCGACTGAACTTTAGCTATTTTACAGAGAGGAGGGGTCAGACATGCTCATCTCTAGATGAGTAAAGCTCGTAGACACATTGCCCTAAAAGACATGCGGCTGTAATTGCACCGAAACGcggttctaaaaaaaattataattcaggaaaacaaatgcacaacaCAAAAAGTTTTAAACTTTCCATAAAATCCCGATAAAATACAGTGACGGTTTGGGTTGTAGCGGGACaatatgtaaagaaaagaaGTTCAAGGGGTACGAACAACTTTAAAAAGCGCATTGCTGTGTGTGATTTACCAGGATCAGCTTGCCGTCGCTGGTGATCTCTCGGGTCCAGGACGTCTTAGGCCCTTCTCCTTTTACCAGAGTCTGCTCACAGCTGATTTTGCTGTCTGTTTCCCAACGTGGAAAACTCTAAATgcataggggggggggggggggggaatcaggAAGAATAAAGAACATCAGACATGATCTATACGCCTGGTTGGAGGCCTGATGAAATGCCAAGGAACCAATGAGGGAGTGTCTAATGTAGGAACAGGAAAAATAATCCGCTGCAGGGTGATCACTTGGAAGTGATAAGCCGCGGTGCAGCGCAGTCCTGGCTGGCTGCATGTGTTTGCTTTGGAGACGGACACACAGAGGCCATACGAGGGGAACGGGGAGAGTACCGGCGAGGATTAGGGAGGGACAGAGGGCGAGAAAGGCCAAGAGGGGAGGATGGGGTGGAAAAGATGGCGGGATGTTGATAGGCGAAGCGAAGAGTATCCTGATAGTCCCTCAGAGAGCAAAGGGAGGAATAAAGCTGCGCTCTTACTTTTATTAtgataaaaagccaaattaaaCAGATTTATAGGACGGGATCTGCTCCCTCTCCATACGCCCATCTCCGCCTTTGAGTCGAGTGTTTGGCTTTGGAACAACCAAAATCATTTGGGGTGTAAATCTTGGTGGGTTGCGTACCGTGCACTGGCGCCCGTCCACCGTTGTCTCGTTGAACTCCTGTCCCACCGTGAAGGTGATGTGAGTGGTGCGGACCGTGGTGGACGTCTTGATGGACAGCGTCTCGCCGTCCTGCGTGATCTCCACCAGCGGCTTCGAGGCGGCTTTTACTGCTATCTTGCGCATCATCACATTCACCCCTGAAACAGGACAGCCCAGAAGATGAAGTGTGATCATTTATTTGCATAATTATGCAAAAGCACAGAGTCTTACTGTACTTTTATAAACCTCTGACTGATTTTCCAACGTTGTGTCTTGCAGACGTTTATAGGGCCATGCCTAGGAATCCCAACCCaactttttcacgttttgtcatATTGCAGCTGCCAACTTcaatggattttatgtgatagatcaacacagaGTGATGCAAAGCTGTGAAGAGAAAGGAGCTCCGCCTGTACGTGTAGGGTCGCTGTCCGGCTGGAACCTGAACCCCCAACACCATTTTCAagtgaccagcttccctgcatGATGATGTTGCCACaattggtgctatatatatattttttaaccataCAAAGTTTTTTGCATGCAGGCAGTGACTTCCCCGACCAGAGAACCTGATTCACTCGCCTGCTGGGACCCCTTTGGGGTTCATGGCGAAGCTTAaacaggatttctttttttttcgaTAATGACATTTCAATAACTTCTTCCTCCTACTCTTCAACAAAGACCAAATTTGTGAAGAGCATGGCTGActgttgtcctgtcaacagattctacCACCTGAGCTGGGGGATgtctgcaactcctccagaggTTACCGTGGGCCTGTTGGCTGCTTCTCCTCCCTGTCCTTTCTGTCGGTTTCGATGGGTGAACTTGTCTTGATAGGTTTCCAGCTGTGCCGTGCTCCGTCCATTCTCAGATGACGGATTGGGCAGcgctctgtgagatgttaaaATCTTGGAATACTGTTTTGTAATCTATCTATTCTTCAAACTTCTCCACAGATCAGTTTGTTATCTGATCTTCTCACACAAACTTCTCAGGCCTTTGCAGAAGGgaataaattacacacacacacacacaaacacacgttggctttatttactaatgaGATGACTCCTGAAGACCTCGGCTGCGGTGCATTTTGCTTCGGTGTTACTGGGTATTACGGAAAGTCTGTAACAAAtacaagccacacttttcagattgttgcTCTAaagcataaaatcccaataaaacatagTCAAATGTGTGTTGGTTGGTAAAATGTGACCAAAGACACCGTATAGCAGGCATGCCCAAAGTGCGGcccaggggccatttgtggctcTTGTACTGACTTTGGGTGGCCCTCCCAActgaatttcaagaaagttttggtccaggtggctgatgcagatggaagattttagtttttaattagggcaaaattactACAGGACAGTcaaaatcctacaattgaaaatgttacgtacaacacaaagtacatGTGCAGgactcaaacatttttttaaacacacttttgacattctctttaatttcatagtaacatctatccaatgatatttaattactcaaatgcagactttggtgcattaaaatcggctttgaattcaattatgaaaactggctaattacagcaagtgttttcaaagtacaactgacccaaatactgttcttatattgctagaccaaaaagagttcagtttataattgttaaagagtcaaatgtaattattcagaataatttgcaaactggaagaccatcttttaatatgacaaacgagcaaaacccttttttgaaTTCTGGATCTACAATGACTTTCACATTAATTTCCGTCGAAAAATCTggcaaattattaaaaatgatcatatttCGTAAAGCGGGTAAAGAATTAGCAGAATttttctggtttaaaaaaaaaggttaattttttggccctcaagttcctttgacttgacaattttggcccatgtaccgaaaagtttggacacctctgCCGTATAGGCTCAAAGACATTGTGTTTTCCTCTCAGACTTGGCATTGCACAGCTCCTTCTCACGCTGATTCTGGGGAAACAATGAGGTAATGAAACAAAGCAAGTCCACACATCTGCATTCCCCCCAGACTTCATCATCTCTGAGCACATGCAAACACGCACCCACACATTAAATACACCCAGGCTCAAGTGGGGATTTGCACTTTCTGCACTCAACGCTATTTCCCTCTTTCTTCCTCCCAGTAACCACAGAGGGAAAGGACAAAACTTCACGTACAGATGCCAGCAGCTGTATTTGTTTAGTGATTTATCAATCGCACGGTTAAAtcatgtttttgtcacattcaGGCTATAAAATCTTAACTCATGCAGAATGTGTTGACTGAGCATGAAagtttttagagaaaaaaatggaGGGGGAATCTGATGATACAGTGTGGGAAACAAGAGGAGATGGGGAGGAGAAGCAGGAGGAGGCGGTAGTGGGTGGaagggcaggggggggggggggggggtcagacaGCCGAGGGGCAGAGGgtctgtgtgttgtgtgtgaagATCCCTGTCCAAGTGCGAGGGGAAGCGTGTATGCACCGTCGGGTTGAGTTTCCCACCTCTCACCTCACGCACATTCCCACCTGTCACCGAGAGTAAATATACACGCAGAGAAATGCAAAGTCAGAGTGCATGCCTCAGTGCGTCCGGCTTTTCACGCTGCATGCAGTGCCTGCACGCTGCACGGCGCATTATCAGCGTCCAGACGTGGAAATGATGCGGACTGCATGGTGTGAAACTGCATTTTTAGATAATTATGCAAGGAATACGTAACTAAGTGATATGGGTTTTCAGCACTTTGACAACATGTGCAGTTTTATAAACTCCCACggcacattttatttgaatagaTGTGGTAAATTCggttttgctcaatcattcaggaAGGCAAGTTGAATAAATTGATCGTgatttatattaataattgttattatcgtcatcaaatgttttattggtATGTTTTGAGCGAATCGCTGCAAACACCAACACAAAACTGTGTTGTCTGTTTATAATTGTTACACACTTCATTATACTTGATGGCACCAACAATGACTAGTAATCAGTCTGGTCATTCTTCTTTgcatttattataaaaaataaatacaaaaatataagtaaacaaaaaatagatacataaatagccattattttgtttatgaCAACAATTTATTTACAAGGACTCACTCACTTACCTATTTATTTATCTACTTACATGTCTTTAATTGTTAAATTTCACTGAAAACTTGCTGGTGTCCAAACAAAAGCGCGAGTCTTGAGGTGTGAACCATTTGGCAACAACAGAAGGTTAAAGATTCCCTTCGGCCCTCCCTGTCTGCAGACGTGGGGCCAAAAGGCAGAACGCACACTGACAGTCAGTCAGGGTCAGATGTCAAAGGGCAGAGGAAGCATTTGTGGCATAGAGACGGAGATGAGGAGTGAGTCAAGGAAGAGAGGATAGATAGATGGAGAGTGGAGGGTGGTTGGTGCTGACAGGCTTCGTCCAGCTGTGATTCTTTGGGAAGGTTGTGGGAGTTTAACTTGCGTTCTTGCTGGCATAGAGTGcaaaaggtttttattattattatttgaataCCTTGCAGTCCTTTAATGGTTATCCAGACTTTCCTGAAAGCTTCTATCCAGTCTTTGTACCTAACCATGTCAGCATATTGTATGGACCGTGCCCAAAACATTGAATTCAATGTTTTAAAGTAGAAGAACAATAAATAACAGTCGTCTAGCTCTAAAGAAAATCCATAAATAATTGACCCAAAGCCTGGCATGCATCAGCCTGCAGTTAATCATCTCCTGCATGTCAGGTTTCCAGGTAATTGTTCACTGGTGGATCTAGCACACTAATCATATCGCCATCTTTCCCTTTGTTAGAGCCCCCTTCCTCCTCCCCTCAAACGCACAGACAAAGGGCGATGGAGACCAACTCACGGGTCATTGGGGCCAAACGTGTTCGTTAATTGCTTCAACAGGAATTCTCTGCCATAATGAATGTTGGCTCAGGACAGTAGCGGCCTCTGACAGGTATTTTAGTGACCTCCATGCGCCGTGGATGAAAGCGAGTGTGTCTGAGAGAGCCCCTGGATAAAGAGCAGCCTTGTTTTCTGCAATCATATCTCTGACTTGATGACGTGAATTCCAGGTGTGCGCTGGAAAGTTATCTAATGAAAAAGATTACATAAAACGACCAGCGGCTCTAGAGTCCCTGTGAGCAGAGCCTGCCACagggtggatggagggatgCAACAAACCAGAAACAGCGGAGCTTGGTCTCAGTGTTAGGAACACTGCTGAACAGTGGCGACTTGTCAATAGGGGGCGCTATGATGCCGTCCCCATCAAAGTTGCCGAAAAATAGATTAGACACAGCAAACAAATTACGAAATACAAATTAATGATCACATCTGTTCTCGCATAAAATGTGTCAgccttttgatttttcagcattcccattCCATTTTGGGTTTGTTTAGGGTGTTTTTGTGTGTAGACCTCctaattttaaagtttaatgccGCTGGATGCCAGACAAATGAGTTATGTTACTTGTGCATCTTTTACCtaccacattttttccttccactcaaccttcCATTAATATGTTTGGGTATAGCACCCTGCGAATGGCCAGCAACTTGCACAATCAACACATCCTTCTTGTGGGGGATGTCAATGACTGCCTGCTGGACATCTGTCAGCCCAGCGGTCTTCTTCATAATAGTGGAGgcaattacatttcttttttatagtcattttttcattgttttttaagaaatattcacattttttggagaAATTCTAATTTGTGTCTTCAATAGCTGCAAGGCGCTATTACCAAAACGACCAAAAACAAACTGGTCAGAAGTATGACACTCTGTGTGTGATGCATCTATGCAGCATgaaagtttcactttctgaactgAATTTCTGAAATGAACCAACTTTTCTGTGAAATTCTCACTTATTGGGGTGCACCTGTAAGTCAAACTCATAGCTTATTCACCTATGTTACATACTAAATGGACTATAACTTTCCACACCTGATCTGTGCTCTTTAAATAGTCTTGCTTTGTCATTGCACGGTTTTATTGGCCAGCACAATGGGTGGAAAGTAATTAATACCGAACTCTAATCAACTGATGGCCCAAACTGATGCTTAACACACATTCATTTAGTTGCTCTGTAGGGGGGGGTTGTTGGGGGCCGCGTCCAGCTTTGGGCCGGCCCTGGTAGCAGGTGTTTGCTCCTCTCCCTGACTGACACTTTACATAATGATGCTACTGTCTGGCCTACTGTATTGTGCCGTAACGGTCCTCCTCGGCAATCACATGCACTCAGATAATCGGAGGCTGTGACAGACAGATGTGCCGCCGTTTGGCTCCATTGTGCTTGCAAGGGGATGCCAAAAGCGGAGacgggagagagagagaaaagggtgGGGGCCTAAGATTTGagtttctggttctgcagaataACAAagaagcaccccccccccccccccccccccgcatcATCAGCGCGTGCGTGATTTAGTGCGTGCTCATTACAAGGATACCTCCTaccctaacccccccccccccacacacacacacacacacacacacacgcacgcccAGGCGCGCAAAACAGGTCGATCATTGGTTTTGCAAGGACCCGCAGTAGAAGAAATGACCCTGTGTTAAAGAACCATATCTTTGTGGCTAAAGGAAGTTCATGTCTCTCTAATAAAAGCCAGAAGGGAGTTTGAAGCATCACTCTCATGACTTACCAAGTACTTTCAGGAGCTCCTCAAAGTTTTCCGAGCTTTTCATCCCCCAAGTGCCAGAGAAATCAGGGATTTCGCGCTCCATTTTCGGCTGCAGGTAGTTATAAATGAATTTAGGTGAGTTGACAGGTCCGAGTTTTTCCGTGCGTAAAATAAGTGCTCCGGTTATTCCGCCTGACCTGAAACCTGCTGGATGCTTTGATTTGGCTCCTGCAGACCGGTTGCTTCTGACAGGTCTTATCTCTTTCTGTGTGATGCTCGGTTTAAGCCGCTGCGCTTTAAAATGAATGGCACTGGGAGCAAAGACACTTGCGTGGGGATGCGCAcgccccctctgttttttttaatgtgggcaCGCCCCGGAGCCCAACTGAGTGATAGTGAAAAAAGGTCAGCGGAGTTTTGATCTGACCCCGCCTCTGCAGGCGACGTGCGTTTCACGGTTAACGCACGCAGCCAAGCATGCGTCCGGAGACGCTCCATAACCAGAAAGGCAGCCCCAGCACCAAAAGCGCATCAAGGagaaatctccttttttttgcaatttgcCATGCGTCTTGTATGTATTGTTTCGCTGCGGTTTCAAAAGAGGGAGGATGCAGCCAAGTCCGCCTGTTGACAGAACATGTCGTCTTGGCAGGGCGGTGCGAAGGAAGAACCAGTCAACTGGCAGACTGAGTGGATGGCAGTGGCATAGCGCGTGGTGGGTATATGTGCGTGTCTGTGAGCAGAAAAGGGCGTCAAGTTCACCCCCCCAGTCTGCTGTGCGCCACTGCGATGtgccataaaaataaaagtgctggtaATGGGATACAGCTCCTGACTGCGACCTTTTGGGATACAACCATTTAACTGCGGCTGCtttagaggaaaataaaacccTCCTGTGGGGCAGGCACAGGAGCAGAGGGCGTGCGGGGATTAGTATGAAAAGGTGAGGTTGGAGCATGTTGAAGCCTTTAGCCCCCCGCTGCTCGGGCGGAAGAAAGGGGCGAGAGGAGGAGATCTGGTAGACGGCgtcgggtgtgtgtgtgttgggggggggggggggggggggggcagggagGTTAGGGTAGGAGGTATCCTTGTAATGAGCACGCACTAAATCACGCACGCGCtgatgatggatggaaattGGACAAAGCCGACGTTAACTATTGACTCTTGATGGATGATCCCATCCGCTACACACTGCGCGCCGAAGTAACCGGCAACTCCAGCCAAAGGAGGGGTGGACAGTAATGAAGGTTTAGGTTCCTGCTTGAGTTATTTGGCTGCTCCAAACCACTATTTTACACAAACCCGGGGCCCAGACCTGTGACACAATAGGCtaacaaaaggtaaaacagCGTCTGGAAACGTGATCTGCGCTGCTTTTTGCGCATGGCGCTGTGTCCACACGCAGCAAACCGCGTCTCACACTGCGGCGGCTCTGTTTGATGTGAACAAAGCTTGTTCACATTGTTCTCCCCCGCGGATACGCACACATCGGCCACACACCATGACACAACCACGGCATGTTCTCACAAGACACCCATATCGGAGCTCTGATTTCCACAGTTCTGctctctttgcctttttttttgttgttgttgttgtgctgCTTCACGgtgcttttgtgtcttttcCAGGAGCGCAAAGGTGCAGAGATAACCGCTTGAAGTGTACCGCGTTTTTTCACACAGCAATGGGAAACTTCAGTATTGGGACTTGATTTCATAGAGCAACAAAAAGTAGTGCATGGCTGAGACGTGGGGGGATGAAAATCAGGACTGGCGTGCATTCAGTCGCTCTGAGTCATTGCTTTACCAAACCTTCCTTGGCTGCAGATGCAAGACTTTTGGGACACACTGGATGTGAAATATTTGGAAGCAAAAGCCAATTTATCCACACGAAAGTTTCATTTGAAAACTTTGGACCAACTCAACTTGGTTATTATAATAGCTTATATATTAGGTATTAAGGTATTTGAGTCAGAATATATTTGTACTTTAAACATCCGGTGTCAGGGCTCCAGACTTTGCTTTCTTCAAAGTAACCTCCTCCGGCTTATATGAATCATTGCGAACTGCAGTTTGCACCGACTGTtgcaatatttctgaaacatacaACTAAGCCGTTGTTTCCTTTTGTTAACATCTATTTGGCAATGGCGTGGTAGCATCAATGGACACCTAAAGGCTGTCTTACAGCAAATAACTCCATACATATAACTCTGAATACATAAAACTCTCACTGTTTTTTGAATATTAATGGTACTTCCAAACCTTTGGGTTGTAGTATGTCGGCACcaactttgcacatctagagaagGAAAGTCTGATCCCTTCTTTGCAAAATCTCTGTAGCACATTCAGTTTAGATAGGCAGCGTCCCCTCAGCATGACGCCGCCTCCACCATGCT is from Fundulus heteroclitus isolate FHET01 chromosome 3, MU-UCD_Fhet_4.1, whole genome shotgun sequence and encodes:
- the crabp2a gene encoding cellular retinoic acid-binding protein 2a translates to MEREIPDFSGTWGMKSSENFEELLKVLGVNVMMRKIAVKAASKPLVEITQDGETLSIKTSTTVRTTHITFTVGQEFNETTVDGRQCTSFPRWETDSKISCEQTLVKGEGPKTSWTREITSDGKLILTMRAGDVVCTRVYERQ